The following are from one region of the Halorussus rarus genome:
- a CDS encoding molybdenum cofactor guanylyltransferase gives MTTRAGVVVAGGRSRRFGGSEKALAEFDGDPLLRRTADRVSAVVDELVVNCRAGQVDPFRRALTDASYDPRFAVDAVPDRGPVAGMATGLRAADEPVAVVTACDMPTLDPAFLASLFADARGATGAVPTFDGRRQPLAAVYRVEPTVEACVAALDSEADAGFGGVLDRLDPVVVPEATVRERTDGATFRNVNARSDLRTDEASLR, from the coding sequence GTGACGACGCGGGCGGGCGTCGTGGTCGCCGGCGGCCGGTCGCGGCGGTTCGGCGGCTCCGAGAAGGCGCTCGCCGAGTTCGACGGCGACCCGCTCCTGCGCCGGACCGCCGACCGGGTGAGCGCGGTCGTCGACGAACTCGTCGTGAACTGCCGCGCCGGGCAGGTCGACCCGTTCCGTCGCGCCCTGACGGACGCATCGTACGACCCGCGGTTCGCCGTCGACGCGGTGCCCGACCGCGGACCCGTGGCCGGGATGGCGACGGGTCTCCGCGCTGCCGACGAGCCCGTCGCGGTCGTGACGGCCTGCGACATGCCGACTCTCGACCCGGCGTTCCTGGCGTCGCTGTTCGCGGACGCTCGCGGCGCTACCGGCGCCGTCCCGACGTTCGACGGTCGCCGGCAACCGCTCGCCGCGGTCTACCGGGTCGAGCCGACCGTCGAAGCGTGCGTCGCCGCGCTCGACTCGGAGGCCGACGCGGGGTTCGGCGGCGTCCTGGACCGCCTCGACCCGGTCGTCGTTCCGGAGGCGACGGTCCGCGAGCGCACCGACGGCGCCACGTTCCGGAACGTGAACGCCCGGTCGGACCTGCGGACGGACGAGGCGTCGCTCCGATAG